A window from Gossypium raimondii isolate GPD5lz chromosome 7, ASM2569854v1, whole genome shotgun sequence encodes these proteins:
- the LOC105763020 gene encoding trans-Golgi network-localized SYP41-interacting protein 1 isoform X3, with translation MEKNKNRTDLLTAGRKKLQQFRQKKDGKGSSSKGKSSKKSKKPEQHGSDSDSTNLVAKQTALLQVSEGETTAGDSTVSQSAEKSSLPSGLDTAAFVSPVESIVSEETVPNGEQSTQTVDSMTSTEIRSSSTDIPVLKGEIKHYNVLHPSASVDTKEGTVVNKEMGQNSLLSADDLPDNYLSQARGDRITDVGAMQETDGLGMNQLDRGGETKFEFDGRLTLSEHGECDEPLEGATPGITSMEGASNETEEAISRDASIVSTGASSSSWADGSLAASSQLTNEQAPDVIPYSPVKEEQEMCPSFSDYGEGKSLEGNQQYLPEVSFVSEDLGHERSLQMTGLISSNLILSLARGGTPVKLSQLVEAIRSLDEDEYSLLLNSHESVSLEIIGTDNLSPSYHPDIFEKLKEELYLTSFSKDIFYLKLSELSDLHMESERRCHQLLDEISLLHSSINKVHETNACLGEELAQCRSELQISGSGREELQNELNTALLQIEEFSSRANELQSSLVRSQEDLTSLFSELSEYKNQVATLQADNVNLNRTVDSLTDERSTLAQEKESSLLENEKLLLELARYKDLVITSQVESEQLNMNLASLTEERKVLVDEKMLSLQENEKLRTELADCKSLISTLQVEHANIINLAIMSEERIKLEEEELLAQGKEKAALDLEECKDLLASLQLEKSKLNGELAFVTEERKKLEEDKDYFIHENESLASELLVLQEQLTRQNGEQMQLEAELKVLTVRLEKLMEENSFLNASLDVHKAKLVETDSRGNQNIEGGSQVKGLGVSREVLENAANYEPSCLIPLKQDPDESTVVLEKPGPNDVGGSSLVLLEQEVFDDSSGFLVLKGHLKEAERILQNLEMTIEQMHSHSVSLQHSISKSAAPGVSNLTKASERQVHHDEPEVERRDLPEYQLLGDLFNSTKDVTENLRAVLKLLGQDADDASFLCRGERDCRKSASFTFQEHRVLHETLKEYSDILHASNIELGVLYEASKQHAYGIEAKYNELKVLHEALKQQESSLSSENAELGKKLSEYLLKLTEMQSQFSDLKQRSDDTTSALNQQFKNSQKEAAERALMPELESRSMVTQIVETVRRLDLSVGQVSNFSFSDNSSDISDLNSQLATSVDSAINNIRELQEQLEIAHAGHDAILNSYKEVDEKYNDLHRNNEFMVGMLHELYNDLKKLVIDSCVLVGEPEMNTQVEKLADPLDYSKYKIFIEQLENVLGERLQLQSVNDQLNLEMMNRTRDVVEMSRECLHSNAIQKLIEQVENVVKLDDSETDSDRTPGSHLELLVCLLVKKYKDIDQQVSNRGEDLGSKMIGLTEVEEKIHQLDALRLQQEFEILTLKESLRQKEEALQTAHSELLKKVSEIEQSEQRVSSVREKLSIAVAKGKGLVVQRDGLKQSLAETSAELERLSQELQVKDAQLQELEIKLKTYSEAGERVEALESELSYIRNSATALRESFLLKDSVLQRIEEILEDLDLPEHFHSRDIIEKVDWLARSTTDNSLPAPDWEQKSSVVGSYSDAGFVTVDTWKEDAQPTLSSGDDWRRKYEDLESKFYGLAEQNEMLEQSLMERNHLVQRWEELLGRIDMPSQMRSMEPEEKIEWLGGALSEANHDKNSLQKKIDDLQNYFGSVAADLEESEKRISNLESDLQSVALEREHLSERLDALTSDNHNLAAKATQFEVENEKLQIKVSGLKEELDKRIEEEEENLLKMEGEIRRLQYLVCDVLEDPEAKDLGSGGSSTASLEGLLKKLIENYTNLKSVNPEPVDIEINQTKLCDPTLDQAESRDALTGQEDVASLKKELEEVQHDLMQVKEERDEYFGKHQSLLHEVQALERKGEELQGLLNQEEQKSASVREKLNVAVRKGKSLVQQRDGLKKTIEEMNAELGRLKSELSNQENALADYELKMRDFSTYPKRVEALEADNLFLRNHLTETERMLEEKRHTLNGILNAIADIDAGVEIDTFDPVEKLGQIGKVCHDLHASVSSSKQESQKSKRAAELLLAELNEVQERNDGLQEDLAKISVELTEVMKDREVAEAAKLEVLSRLEELSTVHSEGKRKQYSELMMLQSCVNEVTKGFNDIQNLLCSTFMKDLEFLQNLEVNIKSCLEGDDAQDVAGLPYSISSDLEDKVNFQSTDTSSIANIQEPVDDNAIVEVCSSIWHHLQDLTTEITALKEKFIGCSKSLHEQGYSLWNLVGILHGERNSQKESFEAMRRNIMHLESIGKEKDMEMVVLRRNVGLLYEACANLVLEIENGKAELLGNSSTTADLELAGALALGGQNRVLSEEQIKTMADKLLSTMKDFLSMQYQIAEGSQREMKITVENLRKELQEKDIQKDQICAELVGQTKLAEAAAMNYSRDLQLSRTLVHDLEKELEVVKEENKSLQQRVKELQDVQANSVELHDRVKSLTDVLSSKDQEIEALMQALDEEEVQMEELTKKNEELEKVLQQKNIDLENLEASQGKVVKKLSITVSKFDELRDLSQSLLTKIEQLQSELQDRDAEISFLRQEVTRCTDDLLAASQMSSKRESNEIHEFLTWFEGIVSCVGLPHLHFDMKDIQVPEYKEIIQKKLSSITSELEDLRVAAQSRDELLQAERTKVEELTRMEETLKKTLQEKESLLNLLEGAGDVDHAASANSEIVQVEPVINKWAVPGTSTASQVRSLRKVNNDQVAIHIDSDDVSNTRLEDEDEDKVHGFKSLTTSRIVPRFTRPVSDMIDGLWVSCDRALMRQPALRLAIMIYWAILHSLLAAFVF, from the exons ATGGAGAAGAATAAGAACCGTACTGATCTGCTCACTGCCGGACGGAAAAAG CTTCAACAATTTCGTCAGAAAAAGGATGGTAAAGGAAGTAGCAGTAAAGGAAAATCttctaaaaaatctaaaaaacctGAGCAGCATGGATCTGATAGTGATTCAACAAACCTGGTTGCCAAACAAACAGCCTTGCTGCAGGTTTCTGAAGGGGAAACCACAGCTGGTGACTCAACAGTGTCACAGTCTGCTGAGAAGAGTTCATTGCCTTCTGGGCTCGATACTGCAGCATTTGTTTCACCAGTAGAGTCTATTGTGTCTGAGGAGACAG TCCCAAATGGAGAGCAAAGTACTCAGACTGTTGATAGTATGACGAGCACAGAAATACGTTCCTCAAGCACAGATATCCCAGTTTTGAAGGGGGAAATAAAGCATTATAATGTGCTACATCCTTCTGCTTCAGTTGATACCAAAGAGGGGACAGTGGTCAACAAGGAAATGGGGCAAAATTCACTGCTTTCAGCAGATGATTTGCCTGATAACTACTTGTCTCAAGCAAGGGGAGATCGGATAACAGATGTAG GTGCAATGCAGGAAACTGATGGTTTGGGGATGAACCAGCTTGATAGAGGTGGTGAAACAAAGTTTGAATTTGATGGTAGGCTTACTTTGTCTGAGCATGGTGAATGTGATGAACCTCTTGAAGGGGCTACTCCAGGAATAACTAGCATGGAGGGGGCATCCAATGAGACAGAGGAGGCCATTAGCAGAGATGCTAGCATTGTATCTACTGGGGCATCTAGCAGTTCCTGGGCAGATGGAAGTTTGGCTGCTAGTTCTCAATTGACAAATGAACAGGCCCCAGATGTAATACCTTATTCACCTGTCAAAGAAGAACAAGAAATGTGTCCTTCATTTTCTGATTACGGTGAGGGCAAGAGTTTAGAAGGAAATCAACAATACTTACCAGAGGTCTCCTTTGTGTCTGAAGATCTAGGTCATGAAAGATCTCTTCAGATGACAGGATTGATTTCATCAAATCTGATTCTGTCTCTTGCCAGAGGTGGTACTCCAGTCAAACTCTCTCAGCTAGTAGAGGCGATAAGAAGTCTTGATGAAGATGAATATAGTCTTTTGCTGAACTCTCACGAATCGGTTTCCCTTGAAATAATTGGGACCGATAATCTATCACCTTCCTACCATCCAGATATATTCGAGAAATTAAAAGAGGAGTTGTATCTCACAAGTTTttcaaaagatatattttacttaaagcTTTCTGAGCTGTCAGATCTGCATATGGAATCTGAACGGCGTTGTCATCAGCTTCTTGATGAAATATCTCTTCTTCATTCTTCCATCAACAAGGTTCATGAGACGAATGCCTGCCTTGGAGAAGAGCTAGCACAATGTAGGTCTGAACTCCAGATTTCTGGAAGTGGAAGGGAGGAGTTGCAGAACGAACTTAATACTGCTTTGTTGCAAATTGAGGAATTTTCTTCTAGAGCAAATGAGTTGCAGAGCAGCCTGGTAAGGTCACAAGAGGATTTAACAAGCCTTTTTTCTGAATTGTCTGAGTACAAGAATCAGGTGGCCACTTTACAGGCAGATAATGTGAACTTGAATAGGACTGTTGATTCTCTGACTGATGAGAGAAGCACACTTGCACAGGAAAAGGAATCTTCTCTCCTTGAGAATGAAAAACTGTTACTGGAGTTAGCTAGATACAAGGACTTGGTGATAACTTCCCAGGTGGAGAGTGAGCAGTTAAACATGAATCTTGCTTCGCTGACAGAGGAGAGAAAGGTACTTGTGGATGAGAAAATGTTGTCCCTTCAGGAAAATGAGAAGCTACGGACAGAATTAGCTGATTGCAAGAGCTTGATTTCAACTTTACAGGTGGAACATGCTAACATAATCAATCTTGCTATAATGTCGGAAGAAAGAATAAAGCTTGAAGAAGAGGAGTTGCTTGCACAAGGGAAAGAGAAAGCTGCTCTTGATTTGGAAGAGTGTAAAGATTTGTTGGCTTCTTTACAACTTGAAAAATCCAAATTGAATGGTGAACTTGCTTTTGTTACAGAGGAGAGAAAGAAGCTTGAGGAGGACAAGGATTATTTCATCCATGAGAATGAGAGCCTTGCTTCTGAGCTCCTTGTTCTTCAAGAGCAGTTAACTAGACAGAATGGGGAACAGATGCAACTTGAGGCTGAACTAAAAGTATTAACAGTACGCCTAGAGAAGCTAATGGAGGAAAATAGTTTTCTCAATGCCAGTTTGGATGTGCATAAGGCCAAGTTAGTGGAAACTGATAGTAGGGGAAACCAGAATATTGAAGGCGGGAGTCAAGTAAAAGGTCTGGGTGTGAGTAGGGAGGTCCTTGAAAATGCTGCCAACTATGAACCTTCCTGCCTTATACCTTTGAAGCAGGATCCTGACGAATCTACTGTGGTATTGGAGAAACCTGGACCTAATGATGTTGGTGGGTCATCACTTGTGCTGCTTGAACAGGAAGTGTTTGATGATTCTTCTGGTTTTCTAGTCCTGAAGGGACACTTGAAGGAGGCTGAGAGAATATTGCAAAACCTTGAAATGACAATTGAACAGATGCACTCTCATTCAGTCTCATTACAGCACTCCATCAGTAAATCAGCTGCACCAGGAGTATCAAATCTAACTAAAGCCTCTGAACGGCAGGTGCATCATGATGAACCTGAGGTTGAGAGGAGAGATTTGCCTGAATATCAGTTACTGGGAGACCTGTTTAATTCAACTAAAGACGTAACAGAAAATTTAAGAGCTGTGCTTAAGCTCTTGGGTCAAGATGCTGATGATGCCAGTTTTCTTTGTAGAGGAGAGAGGGATTGTAGAAAATCTGCTAGTTTCACATTTCAAGAGCACAGGGTTCTACATGAAACTTTGAAGGAATACAGCGATATTCTCCACGCATCCAACATTGAACTGGGGGTTCTGTATGAAGCTTCTAAGCAACATGCTTATGGCATTGAAGCTAAGTACAATGAACTTAAGGTTCTCCATGAAGCTCTAAAGCAGCAAGAAAGTAGCCTCAGTTCGGAAAATGCTGAGCTTGGCAAGAAGTTGAGTGAGTATCTGTTGAAACTTACTGAAATGCAGAGTCAATTCTCTGATTTAAAGCAAAGGTCAGATGATACTACTTCTGCTTTAAATCAACAGTTCAAAAATTCACAGAAGGAAGCAGCTGAGAGGGCTTTGATGCCTGAACTAGAATCGAGATCTATGGTTACTCAGATTGTGGAGACAGTCAGGAGACTCGATTTGTCTGTTGGACAAGTTTCCAACTTCAGCTTCTCAGATAACAGCAGTGATATCTCAGATCTGAATAGCCAGCTTGCTACTTCTGTTGATTCTGCCATTAACAATATCCGAGAGCTACAAGAGCAACTAGAAATTGCTCATGCGGGTCATGATGCAATATTGAATTCATACAAAGAAGTAGATGAGAAGTATAATGATTTGCATAGGAATAATGAATTCATGGTAGGGATGCTACATGAATTGTACAATGATCTGAAGAAACTTGTGATTGATTCATGCGTTTTGGTGGGTGAGCCTGAAATGAATACGCAAGTTGAGAAGCTGGCTGATCCCTTAGACTACAGCAAGTATAAGATCTTCATTGAACAACTGGAGAATGTTTTGGGTGAAAGGCTCCAGCTCCAGTCTGTTAATGACCAGCTGAATTTAGAAATGATGAATAGGACAAGAGACGTTGTGGAAATGAGCAGAGAATGCCTTCATTCTAATGCCATTCAAAAGCTTATTGAACAGGTTGAGAATGTTGTAAAACTGGACGACTCTGAGACTGACTCAGATAGAACTCCTGGTTCCCACCTTGAATTGTTAGTTTGTTTGCTTGTCAAGAAATACAAAGACATTGATCAACAGGTGAGTAATCGTGGAGAGGATCTTGGATCTAAGATGATTGGGTTGACAGAAGTAGAGGAAAAGATACATCAGTTAGATGCCTTGAGACTTCAGCAGGAATTTGAAATCCTCACTCTGAAAGAAAGTTTGCGCCAGAAAGAAGAAGCCCTTCAGACTGCACATTCTGAGTTACTGAAAAAAGTAAGCGAAATTGAACAGTCAGAACAGCGGGTATCTTCTGTTAGGGAGAAGCTTAGCATTGCTGTGGCAAAGGGGAAAGGTTTGGTGGTGCAGCGTGACGGTCTTAAGCAGTCACTTGCAGAGACATCTGCTGAACTAGAGAGACTCTCACAGGAATTACAGGTAAAAGATGCCCAGCTTCAGGAGTTAGAAATAAAACTGAAGACTTACTCGGAGGCAGGTGAGCGTGTGGAAGCTTTGGAATCTGAACTTTCATACATTCGCAATTCAGCTACTGCATTAAGAGAATCATTTCTTCTCAAAGACTCTGTACTGCAGAGAATTGAAGAGATTTTAGAAGACTTAGACCTGCCTGAGCATTTCCATTCTAGAGATATCATTGAAAAGGTTGATTGGTTAGCAAGGTCCACCACTGATAATTCTTTGCCTGCCCCAGATTGGGAGCAGAAAAGTTCTGTTGTAGGCTCGTACTCTGATGCGGGTTTTGTCACTGTTGATACCTGGAAAGAAGATGCACAACCAACCTTATCTTCAGGGGATGACTGGAGAAGAAAATATGAGGACCTTGAGAGCAAGTTTTATGGGTTGGCAGAACAAAATGAAATGCTGGAACAGTCCTTGATGGAAAGAAACCACTTGGTGCAAAGATGGGAGGAACTTTTGGGCAGAATTGATATGCCTTCACAGATGCGGTCCATGGAACCCGAGGAAAAGATTGAATGGCTAGGTGGGGCACTTTCAGAGGCTAATCATGATAAAAATTCTTTGCAGAAGAAGATTGATGACcttcaaaattattttgggtCAGTAGCTGCTGATTTGGAAGAGTCTGAAAAGAGAATATCAAATCTTGAGTCAGACCTTCAATCAGTTGCCCTTGAGAGGGAGCACCTTTCTGAAAGATTGGATGCTTTGACATCTGATAATCATAACCTTGCAGCAAAGGCAACTCAATTTGAAGTTGAGAATGAAAAACTTCAGATTAAAGTTAGTGGTTTGAAGGAAGAATTGGATAAGAGGATTGAGGAAGAGGAGGAGAATCTTCTCAAGATGGAGGGTGAAATAAGGAGATTGCAGTACTTGGTTTGTGATGTGTTAGAGGATCCTGAAGCAAAAGATTTGGGTTCTGGTGGCAGTAGTACTGCATCCTTAGAAGGATTACTGAAGAAGCTTATAGAGAATTACACTAATCTCAAGTCTGTGAATCCTGAACCTGTGGATATTGAAATCAACCAGACCAAGCTATGTGATCCAACCCTTGATCAAGCTGAAAGCAGAGATGCTCTAACTGGCCAGGAGGATGTAGCTTCTTTGAAAAAAGAACTGGAGGAAGTGCAGCATGACTTGATGCAAGTGAAGGAGGAAAGAGATGAATACTTCGGAAAGCATCAATCTTTGCTTCATGAAGTTCAAGCACTTGAAAGGAAAGGGGAGGAGTTGCAAGGGCTACTTAATCAAGAAGAGCAGAAGTCAGCTTCTGTGAGAGAAAAGTTAAATGTTGCTGTTAGAAAAGGGAAATCTTTGGTGCAACAACGGGACGGTCTGAAGAAAACAATTGAAGAGATGAATGCTGAGCTGGGGCGCTTGAAATCTGAGCTTAGCAACCAGGAAAATGCTCTGGCTGATTATGAACTAAAGATGAGGGACTTCTCCACTTACCCCAAAAGAGTAGAAGCCTTAGAAGCTGACAATTTGTTCTTGAGGAATCATTTGACAGAAACCGAACGCATGTTGGAGGAGAAAAGACATACTTTAAATGGGATATTAAATGCAATAGCTGACATTGATGCTGGTGTTGAAATTGACACCTTTGATCCAGTGGAGAAGTTGGGACAAATTGGGAAAGTGTGCCATGATTTGCATGCATCTGTGTCATCTTCTAAACAAGAGTCGCAGAAGTCCAAGAGAGCTGCAGAGCTACTGCTTGCAGAGTTGAATGAAGTTCAAGAGAGAAATGATGGTCTTCAGGAAGATCTAGCCAAAATTTCGGTTGAGCTTACAGAAGTCATGAAGGATAGGGAGGTTGCAGAGGCTGCAAAACTTGAAGTTCTTTCACGGCTTGAAGAGTTATCTACAGTTCActctgaaggaaaaagaaaacagtatTCTGAATTAATGATGCTACAATCCTGTGTGAATGAAGTCACAAAGGGCTTCAATGATATTCAAAATCTACTTTGCAGTACTTTTATGAAGGACTTggaatttttgcaaaatttggaGGTTAACATTAAGTCGTGCTTGGAAGGGGATGATGCCCAAGATGTGGCTGGCTTGCCATACAGTATCTCCAGTGATTTAGAGGACAAG GTGAACTTTCAATCCACAGATACTTCATCAATTGCCAATATACAGGAACCTGTGGATGACAATGCTATAGTTGAAGTTTGCAGTTCAATCTGGCATCACCTGCAGGATTTGACAACTGAAATTACTGCACTCAAAGAAAAGTTCATTGGGTGCTCAAAATCATTACATGAACAAGGTTACAGTCTATGGAATTTAGTGGGAATCTTGCATGGAGAGAGAAATTCTCAGAAAGAATCTTTTGAAGCTATGAGGAGGAATATTATGCATTTAGAATCAATTGGGAAAGAGAAAGACATGGAGATGGTTGTCTTGAGAAGGAATGTTGGCTTGCTTTATGAAGCTTGTGCTAATTTGGTCTTGgaaattgaaaatggaaaagccGAGCTGTTAGGAAATAGTTCAACTACTGCAGATCTGGAATTAGCTGGAGCACTTGCACTTGGCGGACAAAACAGAGTTTTGTCTGAGGAACAAATCAAGACTATGGCTGATAAACTTTTATCAACAATGAAAGATTTTTTGAGCATGCAATATCAAATTGCTGAAGGAAGCCAAAGGGAGATGAAAATTACTGTAGAAAATTTACGGAAAGAGCTTCAGGAGAAGGACATCCAAAAAGATCAGATATGCGCGGAGCTTGTTGGTCAAACTAAGTTAGCTGAAGCTGCTGCCATGAATTACTCACGAGATCTTCAATTGTCAAGAACACTGGTGCATGATTTGGAAAAAGAACTGGAAGTGGTGAAGGAAGAAAATAAGTCATTGCAGCAGAGAGTAAAAGAACTGCAGGATGTGCAAGCCAACTCAGTGGAATTGCATGATAGAGTCAAATCACTGACAGATGTGTTATCATCCAAAGACCAAG AAATCGAGGCCCTTATGCAAGCACTTGATGAGGAGGAGGTCCAAATGGAAGAGTTGACAAAAAAGAACGAGGAACTAGAAAAAGTCCTGCAACAGAAGAACATAGATTTAGAGAACCTTGAGGCTTCTCAAGGGAAGGTTGTGAAAAAGCTTTCCATCACTGTGAGCAAGTTTGATGAGCTTCGTGATCTATCGCAAAGTCTTCTTACCAAGATTGAACAGCTTCAATCAGAACTACAAGATCGGGATGCTGAGATTTCCTTCTTAAGACAAGAGGTCACCAGATGCACCGATGATCTTCTTGCTGCATCACAAATGAGCTCTAAAAGAGAATCAAATGAGATACATGAGTTTTTGACTTGGTTTGAGGGAATTGTTTCTTGTGTTGGGTTACCCCATCTGCATTTTGATATGAAGGACATTCAGGTGCCTGAATACAAGGAAATAATACAGAAAAAGCTTAGCTCTATTACATCTGAACTTGAGGACCTACGTGTGGCTGCACAAAGTAGGGATGAATTGTTGCAAGCAGAACGGACTAAAGTGGAGGAGCTAACACGCATGGAGGAAACCCTCAAGAAGACTTTGCAAGAGAAAGAATCCCTATTAAATTTGCTTGAAGGTGCAGGAGATGTGGATCATGCAGCTAGTGCAAACTCTGAAATTGTGCAAGTTGAACCTGTG ATAAACAAGTGGGCTGTACCAGGGACCTCCACGGCTTCCCAAGTTCGTAGTTTGCGTAAAGTCAATAATGATCAAGTTGCTATTCATATAGATTCAGATGATGTTAGTAATACTAGGttagaagatgaagatgaagataaag TTCATGGTTTCAAATCACTTACCACATCAAGAATTGTTCCAAGGTTTACAAGACCAGTATCTGACATGATAGATGGCTTATG GGTTTCTTGTGATCGGGCACTCATGCGACAACCTGCCTTACGGCTTGCCATTATGATCTATTGGGCTATATTGCATTCACTGTTAGCAGCTTTTGTATTTTGA